The following proteins come from a genomic window of Acidobacteriota bacterium:
- a CDS encoding IS1595 family transposase, whose protein sequence is YKTAWYLMQRIREGFFGDDAEKLFGTVEVDEMFVGGKQESRHAKDRKRYSAEDAYGKRVVVGAVQRGGKVVAQPIQSTDANTLTRFVEGNVRHASRVYTDDHGGYTDLMQSYLHRTVKHSVGEYVNGVNVHTNTVESLWSMFKRGFVGTYHKMSPKHLRRYVDEFAGRKNQRDLDTVEQLAELFDGFIGKRLKYRDLIAPNGLPSGARSA, encoded by the coding sequence GCTACAAGACCGCGTGGTACCTCATGCAGCGCATCCGCGAGGGCTTCTTCGGCGATGATGCCGAGAAACTGTTCGGCACCGTCGAAGTGGACGAGATGTTCGTAGGGGGCAAGCAGGAGAGCCGCCACGCGAAGGACCGGAAGCGCTACAGCGCCGAGGACGCATACGGCAAGCGGGTCGTGGTCGGCGCGGTGCAGCGCGGCGGGAAGGTGGTCGCGCAGCCGATCCAAAGCACCGATGCCAACACGTTGACCCGGTTCGTCGAAGGCAACGTCCGGCACGCCTCTCGCGTCTACACCGACGATCACGGCGGCTACACGGACCTGATGCAGTCGTACCTGCATCGGACCGTGAAGCACTCCGTAGGCGAGTACGTGAATGGCGTGAACGTCCACACGAACACCGTGGAGTCCTTGTGGTCCATGTTCAAGCGTGGCTTCGTCGGCACGTACCACAAGATGTCGCCGAAGCACCTCCGGCGCTACGTGGACGAGTTCGCGGGCCGGAAGAATCAGCGCGACCTGGACACGGTGGAGCAACTCGCCGAACTGTTCGACGGCTTCATTGGGAAGCGGCTCAAGTACCGAGACCTGATCGCCCCGAACGGGCTTCCGTCCGGTGCCCGCTCCGCGTGA
- a CDS encoding site-specific DNA-methyltransferase, translating to MGQWDDQSVDLIYLDPPFNSKADYNILYSARGGADAQFRAFSDIWAWDEAAADRYAAYEGAPARLAHDAIVGLRRVIGPSGMLAYLTYMAERLEHMQRLLKPTGSIYLHCDPTASHYLKILLDGVFGLRAFKNELLWTYNRFSRRSERAFPSMHDSLLFYAKSAGRNTFNVLTTPPRDARRYAIGYHTVVDGGKKRLLVYDRVKAQKAIERASSQGVEVRFTRARMPVLGDCWTDISIINPMSKERLGYPTQKPRTLLERILNASSNPGDLILDPFCGCGTTIEAAQRLGRRWAGIDISSFAIDLIREKRLRDRTIPTKGIPVDLASARKLAAEQPFNFESWAVTRLPGFAPNMKQVADGGVDGRAVLAAQPDDYDSRLALAQIKGGGVQSRRVAGLPARHRPRPCGARLLRHTGACRLPCGASRGSRRRHDHRFRTALQEDAAMADQRLLRREAPASTDDERSVQRQADGATGTDVLTAHPIYGSATLSDVTRAVLKQMAALTAGLAAKRLTYRDLIADNGLPSGARSGS from the coding sequence ATGGGGCAGTGGGATGACCAGTCCGTAGACCTGATCTACCTCGATCCGCCGTTCAACTCGAAGGCGGACTACAACATCCTGTACAGCGCTCGCGGCGGCGCTGACGCCCAGTTCAGGGCGTTCAGCGACATCTGGGCATGGGACGAAGCTGCGGCGGACCGCTACGCGGCCTACGAGGGCGCACCGGCACGGCTAGCCCATGACGCGATAGTCGGCCTGCGGCGCGTGATCGGACCGTCCGGGATGCTCGCGTACCTCACGTACATGGCGGAGCGCCTGGAGCACATGCAGCGGCTCCTGAAGCCCACGGGGAGCATCTACCTGCACTGTGACCCGACCGCGAGCCACTACCTGAAGATCCTCTTGGACGGTGTCTTCGGACTTCGGGCGTTCAAGAACGAGTTGCTTTGGACGTACAATCGATTCAGCCGTCGCAGCGAACGGGCATTCCCCTCGATGCACGACAGTCTGCTCTTCTACGCCAAGAGCGCTGGTCGTAACACGTTCAATGTCCTGACCACGCCACCGCGTGATGCTCGGCGGTATGCGATCGGCTACCACACAGTCGTAGACGGCGGCAAGAAGCGACTCTTGGTGTACGACCGCGTCAAAGCTCAGAAGGCGATAGAGCGGGCGTCTAGCCAGGGCGTCGAAGTGCGTTTCACTCGGGCAAGGATGCCGGTTCTCGGGGATTGCTGGACTGACATTTCGATCATCAATCCGATGTCGAAAGAACGTCTCGGCTACCCGACCCAGAAGCCACGCACGTTGCTAGAACGCATTCTCAATGCATCGTCGAACCCAGGCGACCTCATCCTCGACCCTTTCTGCGGCTGCGGAACGACCATCGAGGCCGCGCAACGGCTCGGCCGCCGGTGGGCCGGAATCGACATCTCGTCGTTCGCTATCGACCTGATCCGTGAGAAGCGCCTACGCGACCGGACGATCCCGACAAAGGGGATCCCCGTGGACCTCGCGTCGGCCCGCAAGCTCGCGGCGGAGCAGCCGTTCAACTTCGAGTCGTGGGCGGTGACTCGGCTTCCCGGCTTCGCCCCGAACATGAAGCAGGTCGCGGATGGCGGCGTGGACGGCCGGGCGGTGCTAGCGGCGCAGCCGGACGACTACGATTCGCGGCTCGCCCTGGCCCAGATCAAGGGGGGGGGGGTTCAATCTCGGCGCGTTGCGGGACTTCCGGCACGTCACCGACCGCGACCATGCGGCGCTCGGCTGCTTCGTCACACTGGAGCCTGTCGGCTCCCGTGCGGCGCGAGCCGAGGCAGCCGACGCAGGCACGATCACCGTTTCAGGACAGCCCTACAGGAGGATGCAGCTATGGCCGATCAGCGACTACTTCGACGGGAAGCTCCCGCTTCTACCGATGATGAACGATCCGTACAGCGGCAAGCCGATGGCGCAACAGGAACTGACGTTCTGACCGCGCATCCGATCTACGGCTCGGCGACGCTCTCGGACGTGACGCGGGCGGTGTTGAAGCAGATGGCTGCGCTGACGGCTGGTCTCGCCGCCAAGCGGCTGACCTACCGCGATCTGATCGCCGACAACGGCTTGCCGTCCGGCGCACGGTCCGGTTCGTGA
- a CDS encoding DNA methyltransferase, with the protein MNSESVDLIATDPPFNKGRDFHATPDSLAAGAKFQDRWTWERDVHEDWVDEITDDHPGLMRAINGARETHSDGMAAYLCFMAVRLLAMRRLLKPSGSIYLHCDHTASPYLRMLMDAIFGAKQFRNEIVWGYSGWNKRLRSHIERRHDVILFYARAPRQTFNYPTRPWTDKEEYVRTRKQKVRTDENGREYVLSDAGGGKRVRRYLDEAMSYGVPLDDVWPIPKLNNSDKVERTGFPTQKPLELYERIIKASSDEGGVVLDPFAGCATTLVAAERLNRQWVGIDIWKEAHQLVISRLEQDALLGRFKLGDIPLIADPPERTDEGDTAAPFLRVKVRVAEPDGPRWTRREMYEHLLEQHGPRCQGCDRLFDDPRYLELDHNTPRSDGGINHVSNRILLCGPCNRLKSNTYTLSGLRRENQKRGYMRGEES; encoded by the coding sequence ATGAACTCGGAGTCCGTGGACCTGATCGCGACCGATCCGCCGTTCAACAAGGGGCGGGACTTCCACGCCACGCCGGACAGCCTCGCGGCTGGGGCGAAGTTCCAGGATCGATGGACCTGGGAGCGGGATGTCCACGAGGACTGGGTGGACGAGATCACGGACGATCACCCCGGCTTGATGCGGGCAATCAACGGAGCGCGAGAGACGCACTCGGACGGGATGGCGGCCTACCTCTGCTTCATGGCGGTTCGCCTGCTCGCCATGCGAAGACTGTTGAAACCGTCCGGTTCCATCTACCTGCACTGCGACCACACCGCGAGTCCGTACTTGCGGATGCTCATGGACGCGATCTTCGGCGCAAAGCAGTTCCGCAACGAGATTGTGTGGGGCTACTCGGGCTGGAACAAGCGCCTTCGCTCGCACATTGAGCGGCGCCATGACGTGATCCTGTTCTACGCGAGAGCGCCTCGCCAGACGTTCAACTACCCGACGCGACCGTGGACGGACAAAGAGGAGTACGTTCGCACACGGAAGCAGAAAGTCAGGACAGACGAGAACGGAAGGGAATACGTCCTCTCGGATGCCGGTGGCGGGAAACGGGTTCGGCGCTACTTGGACGAGGCGATGTCCTACGGAGTTCCCCTGGATGATGTCTGGCCCATCCCCAAGCTGAACAACTCCGACAAGGTGGAACGTACTGGCTTCCCTACTCAGAAGCCGTTGGAGCTGTACGAGCGCATCATCAAGGCAAGCAGCGATGAAGGCGGCGTAGTGCTCGACCCATTTGCGGGTTGCGCCACCACGCTAGTTGCGGCTGAACGCTTGAACCGGCAGTGGGTTGGAATCGACATTTGGAAGGAAGCGCACCAGCTTGTCATCAGTCGCCTGGAACAAGATGCGCTGCTTGGCCGCTTCAAGCTAGGCGACATTCCCCTGATTGCCGACCCGCCAGAACGCACAGACGAAGGCGACACTGCGGCACCGTTCCTCCGCGTGAAGGTCCGCGTCGCCGAACCGGACGGCCCGCGTTGGACTCGCCGCGAGATGTACGAACACCTGCTCGAACAGCACGGCCCGCGCTGCCAGGGTTGCGACCGACTGTTCGACGATCCCCGCTACCTGGAACTGGACCACAACACGCCCCGCTCGGACGGCGGGATCAACCACGTCTCGAACCGAATCCTGCTTTGCGGGCCGTGCAACCGGCTGAAGAGCAACACCTACACACTCTCGGGGCTGCGCCGCGAGAATCAGAAGCGCGGCTACATGCGCGGGGAGGAATCATGA
- a CDS encoding NYN domain-containing protein encodes MNPWWRRPVAEEGSARAEPEAQAVAEEVQESPAQDEVSALLVDAEATVSDADAGGDEQEAADEGDAGEASVSPALQAATEPAKPARATPEDEDKPPPARRRRRRRRRGGRGRGRGRATQAGGGSGAGEVERAADAGPRAASPTAAGRAAVLLDVEALKRSLGAAAGIDPEGLFARLDGDLGKLVLRRVYADARDRDLDRAALHRSGAEVVDVPANPEERGCSAAVRIVVDALELCYTKRGIGTMVLVASSVQMLPLVAKLQQNGVTVIGLGGADGNAQVRGQCDRFIDLGG; translated from the coding sequence GTGAATCCCTGGTGGCGGAGACCGGTAGCTGAAGAGGGCTCTGCCCGGGCGGAGCCGGAAGCCCAGGCGGTTGCCGAGGAGGTTCAGGAGTCCCCCGCCCAGGACGAGGTGTCGGCCCTGCTGGTCGATGCCGAGGCGACGGTCTCCGATGCGGACGCAGGCGGCGATGAACAGGAAGCGGCCGACGAAGGCGACGCTGGTGAAGCCAGCGTTTCGCCCGCTCTCCAGGCGGCCACCGAACCGGCGAAGCCGGCTCGAGCGACGCCCGAGGACGAGGACAAACCGCCTCCGGCCAGGCGCCGCCGCCGTCGCCGCCGTCGTGGCGGTCGGGGTCGCGGTCGCGGCCGGGCGACACAGGCTGGCGGTGGTTCGGGAGCTGGGGAGGTAGAGCGGGCGGCGGACGCCGGCCCACGCGCGGCTTCGCCCACGGCGGCAGGGAGGGCCGCCGTGCTGCTCGATGTGGAGGCGCTGAAGCGGAGTCTGGGAGCAGCGGCCGGGATCGATCCGGAGGGTCTGTTCGCTCGCCTGGACGGGGATCTGGGGAAGCTCGTGCTGCGCCGGGTCTACGCCGACGCTCGGGACCGCGACCTGGATCGCGCGGCGCTTCACCGGAGCGGCGCCGAAGTCGTCGACGTGCCCGCGAACCCGGAGGAACGCGGCTGTTCCGCCGCGGTGCGGATCGTCGTGGACGCCCTGGAACTCTGCTACACGAAGCGCGGCATCGGCACGATGGTGCTCGTGGCGTCATCGGTGCAGATGCTGCCCCTGGTGGCCAAGCTGCAGCAGAACGGCGTGACGGTGATCGGCCTCGGCGGCGCGGACGGCAACGCGCAGGTGCGAGGCCAGTGCGACCGCTTCATCGACCTCGGCGGCTAA
- a CDS encoding deoxynucleoside kinase, whose protein sequence is MPVDALPYRYLAVDGPIGVGKTTLVEMLAQRFEGVKILEDVDNPFLEAFYHDRPGTAFQTELYFLLTRYKQQLELAQGDLFDPIRLADYTFAKSRLFAYLNLVDDELMLFEKLYDLLEPQLRGPDLLIFLTADVETCMARIRKRSRDIEQNISADYLGQLIEAYNYHYYHYDRSPLLVVDSRNLDFEHKPTDFEELLHHITRPIRGTRYFVPAQSTL, encoded by the coding sequence GTGCCCGTTGACGCGCTTCCGTATCGGTATCTGGCCGTCGACGGACCGATCGGCGTAGGCAAGACCACCCTCGTCGAGATGCTGGCGCAGCGCTTCGAGGGAGTGAAGATCCTCGAAGACGTGGACAATCCGTTCCTCGAGGCCTTTTACCACGACCGGCCCGGGACGGCCTTCCAGACCGAGCTCTACTTCCTGCTGACCCGCTACAAGCAGCAACTGGAGCTGGCTCAGGGCGATCTCTTCGATCCCATCCGGCTCGCCGACTACACTTTCGCCAAGAGCAGGCTGTTCGCCTATCTCAACCTCGTCGACGACGAGTTGATGCTCTTCGAGAAGCTCTACGACCTGCTCGAGCCACAGCTACGCGGACCGGACCTGCTGATCTTCCTGACCGCCGACGTGGAAACCTGCATGGCGCGGATCCGCAAGCGCTCGCGCGACATCGAGCAGAACATCTCCGCCGACTACCTGGGGCAATTGATCGAGGCCTACAACTACCACTACTACCACTACGATCGGTCGCCTCTTCTGGTCGTGGACAGCCGCAACCTCGACTTCGAACACAAGCCCACGGACTTCGAGGAGCTGCTGCACCACATCACCCGACCCATCCGGGGCACCCGGTACTTCGTCCCCGCTCAGAGCACCCTATGA
- a CDS encoding thiazole synthase, whose translation MTQQEPLVVAGREFHSRLILGTGKYRDEQVMVDAFAASGTQMVTVALRRVNLDDLGKGSLIDHIDQDRYLLLPNTAACYTADAAIRTARLARELGGWNWVKLEVIGDEKTLFPDNEELLVATRELVADGFVVLPYTTDDPITCRKLEDLGAAAVMPLAAPIGSGMGIRNPANLRIIVEQANVPVIVDAGVGTASDAALAMELGADGVLMNTGVAGAEDPVRMARAMKLAVEAGWLARGAGRIPKKLYATASSPVEGVVG comes from the coding sequence ATGACCCAACAGGAGCCTCTCGTTGTCGCCGGCCGCGAGTTCCACTCGCGCCTCATCCTTGGAACGGGCAAGTACCGCGACGAACAGGTCATGGTCGACGCCTTCGCGGCCTCGGGCACCCAGATGGTCACGGTGGCCCTTCGCCGGGTGAACCTCGACGACCTGGGGAAGGGGTCCCTGATCGACCACATCGATCAGGACCGCTATCTGCTGCTGCCCAACACGGCCGCCTGCTACACCGCGGACGCAGCGATCCGCACCGCCCGCCTGGCGCGCGAACTGGGCGGCTGGAACTGGGTCAAGCTGGAGGTGATCGGCGACGAGAAGACCCTCTTCCCGGACAACGAGGAACTCCTCGTCGCCACCCGGGAACTCGTTGCCGACGGCTTCGTCGTCCTGCCCTACACGACCGACGATCCGATCACCTGCCGCAAGCTGGAGGACCTCGGAGCCGCGGCCGTGATGCCACTGGCGGCACCGATCGGCTCCGGGATGGGCATCCGGAATCCGGCGAACCTCCGCATCATCGTCGAGCAGGCCAATGTGCCGGTGATCGTGGACGCCGGCGTCGGGACGGCCAGCGACGCCGCCCTCGCGATGGAGCTGGGGGCGGACGGCGTGCTGATGAACACCGGCGTTGCCGGCGCCGAGGACCCGGTGCGGATGGCGCGGGCGATGAAGCTGGCGGTCGAAGCCGGGTGGCTGGCAAGAGGCGCGGGCAGGATTCCGAAGAAGCTGTACGCGACTGCGTCCTCGCCGGTGGAAGGGGTTGTCGGCTAG
- the tsaD gene encoding tRNA (adenosine(37)-N6)-threonylcarbamoyltransferase complex transferase subunit TsaD, which produces MAAGAGEATPFRGFVLGIETSCDDTACAVLDAEGRVLSSQVSSQLEVHRPFGGVVPEAASREHLRNWPAVSEAALAEAGIGWSDVGAVAATRGPGLVGSLLVGLSLGKAISYSLGVPFLAVHHLEGHLFSPLLGTGGASRPLPESMLGLVVSGGHTSLLEVDGETGAVTSLAETRDDAVGEAFDKVGRRLGLPFPGGPEVDRLAELGDPAARPFRIARISSNELAFSYSGLKSQALRALAETLGEREIPPAALGGDDEAWPQEVLDLLAGFRRAAVDQLIGRLDRLFSERPIAHLSVSGGVAACRLLRREVTAWGERRGVEILLVPLRFSGDNAAMIAHAGLLRLRRGDSDDPRSADAESRIPFASAAP; this is translated from the coding sequence ATGGCGGCTGGGGCTGGGGAGGCGACTCCGTTCCGGGGCTTCGTCCTCGGTATCGAAACCTCCTGCGACGACACCGCGTGCGCCGTGCTCGACGCGGAGGGCCGGGTGCTCTCGTCCCAGGTCTCGAGTCAACTGGAGGTCCACCGCCCCTTTGGCGGCGTGGTCCCCGAGGCGGCGTCGCGGGAACACCTCCGGAACTGGCCTGCGGTATCGGAGGCGGCGTTGGCGGAGGCCGGGATCGGATGGTCGGACGTCGGTGCGGTCGCGGCGACGCGGGGGCCGGGGCTGGTCGGATCGCTCCTCGTCGGGCTGTCGCTCGGCAAGGCGATCAGCTACTCCCTAGGCGTGCCCTTCCTTGCCGTCCACCACCTGGAAGGACATCTGTTCTCGCCCCTGCTCGGAACCGGGGGTGCGAGCCGGCCGCTGCCCGAGTCGATGCTGGGCCTGGTCGTGTCCGGCGGCCATACCAGCCTGCTCGAGGTGGACGGCGAAACGGGCGCCGTGACCAGCCTCGCGGAGACCCGCGACGACGCGGTCGGGGAAGCGTTCGACAAGGTTGGGCGACGGCTCGGACTGCCGTTTCCAGGCGGTCCCGAGGTGGACCGGCTGGCCGAGCTGGGCGATCCGGCGGCGCGGCCGTTTCGGATCGCCAGGATCAGCTCGAACGAGCTGGCCTTCTCCTATTCGGGGCTGAAGAGTCAGGCGCTACGCGCGCTCGCGGAGACCCTTGGAGAGAGGGAGATACCGCCTGCGGCTCTCGGCGGCGACGACGAGGCGTGGCCCCAGGAGGTGCTCGACCTCCTGGCGGGCTTCCGGCGCGCCGCCGTGGACCAGTTGATCGGGCGTCTGGACCGGCTCTTCTCGGAGCGGCCCATTGCGCACCTCTCCGTGTCGGGAGGCGTGGCCGCTTGCCGGTTGCTGCGGCGCGAGGTGACGGCCTGGGGCGAACGCCGCGGCGTCGAGATCCTGCTCGTGCCGCTCCGCTTCAGCGGCGACAACGCCGCGATGATCGCGCACGCCGGCCTGCTTCGCCTTCGCCGGGGTGACAGCGACGATCCCCGCTCCGCCGACGCAGAGAGCCGCATTCCGTTTGCTAGCGCCGCCCCGTAG
- a CDS encoding phosphoglycerate kinase — translation MIPPPNLQTALAGGRLDVRRRRVVVRVDFNVPMAGSNVLDATRLREAAPTIRALSGAGARVVLLSHRGRPGGTVDPGLTLRPVAQALAGILDRPVAFAEDCVGPAAQEAAAALGDGEACLCENLRFHAGEERNDPALGAELAALGEVYVNDAFGTAHRAHASTAAVCAHVKQAFSGLLLDRELRQLGRLLDEPPRPFVLIVGGAKIRGKIDAVLHLLPLVDRVLVGGGMANTFLAARGYELGSSLVEREGLDLAQEIEGQTAARGSELLLPADLVVTDSLDAPGNRRQHRTVPADGGVPAGWLAVDIGPATRDAFARAAADAATLFWNGPMGVFETPPFDAGSRAVARAVAACPGFTAVGGGETVAAVKQEGLSDRIDHVSTGGGASLALLAGEELPAVAALRRAGSGRQQ, via the coding sequence GTGATTCCTCCCCCAAACCTCCAGACCGCGCTCGCCGGCGGGCGCCTCGACGTCCGCCGCCGGCGCGTCGTCGTACGGGTCGACTTCAACGTACCCATGGCGGGCAGTAACGTCCTGGACGCGACCCGGTTGCGCGAGGCGGCGCCGACGATTCGCGCCCTATCGGGCGCCGGCGCACGGGTCGTTCTGCTGTCGCACCGCGGCCGGCCCGGCGGCACGGTCGATCCCGGGCTCACCCTGCGCCCGGTGGCCCAGGCGCTCGCGGGAATTCTCGACCGCCCCGTCGCCTTCGCGGAGGACTGCGTCGGACCGGCCGCCCAGGAGGCCGCGGCCGCTCTCGGCGACGGCGAAGCCTGCCTCTGCGAAAACCTCCGGTTCCACGCCGGCGAGGAGCGGAACGACCCGGCGCTCGGTGCCGAACTCGCGGCCCTGGGCGAGGTCTACGTGAACGACGCCTTCGGCACCGCCCACCGTGCCCACGCATCGACCGCCGCCGTCTGCGCCCACGTGAAGCAGGCCTTCAGCGGACTGCTGCTCGACCGCGAACTGCGGCAGCTCGGCCGGCTGCTCGACGAGCCCCCGCGGCCGTTCGTGCTGATCGTCGGCGGCGCGAAGATCCGCGGCAAGATCGATGCGGTGCTCCACCTGCTGCCCCTGGTCGACCGGGTGCTCGTGGGCGGAGGCATGGCCAACACGTTTCTCGCCGCCCGCGGATACGAGCTGGGATCCTCCCTGGTCGAGAGGGAGGGGCTCGACCTGGCTCAAGAGATCGAAGGCCAGACCGCGGCTCGCGGCAGCGAACTGCTGCTGCCAGCCGATCTGGTCGTCACCGACTCCCTCGACGCGCCGGGGAATCGGCGGCAACACCGCACCGTGCCGGCCGATGGCGGCGTGCCGGCCGGTTGGCTGGCGGTCGACATCGGCCCCGCGACCCGGGACGCCTTCGCCCGCGCCGCCGCCGACGCCGCGACCCTGTTCTGGAACGGGCCGATGGGAGTGTTCGAGACGCCGCCCTTCGACGCCGGCAGCCGGGCGGTGGCCAGAGCGGTCGCCGCCTGCCCGGGATTCACCGCCGTCGGCGGCGGTGAAACGGTGGCCGCCGTGAAGCAGGAAGGCCTGTCGGACAGGATCGATCACGTTTCGACCGGCGGCGGCGCCTCCCTGGCGCTGCTCGCGGGAGAAGAACTGCCGGCCGTCGCGGCCCTCCGCAGGGCCGGTAGCGGGAGACAGCAATGA
- the tpiA gene encoding triose-phosphate isomerase, producing the protein MKRTPIVAGNWKMNLLGSDVAAYAEALAAAGPPETDIDIVLFPTPVYLAAAARAMPEWASVGAQDVHAEEKGAYTGDVAAAQARDAGAAWALAGHSERRQYHGESNVEVARKAERTLAAGLTPVVCVGETLEQRQQGETEAILDAQLAPVLAVLDAADADAGAGAGAVLAYEPVWAIGTGLSASPEIAAAVHSHLRHALNDHRSGLGDAARILYGGSVNADNCEDLLGRPDIDGFLIGGASLDPASFLRIIRLCAGSGGGPAP; encoded by the coding sequence ATGAAACGCACACCCATCGTCGCCGGCAACTGGAAGATGAATCTGCTCGGCTCCGATGTCGCCGCATACGCCGAGGCGCTCGCCGCCGCCGGGCCGCCGGAGACGGACATCGACATCGTTCTGTTTCCGACCCCCGTCTACCTGGCCGCGGCCGCCCGCGCGATGCCGGAGTGGGCTTCGGTCGGGGCGCAGGACGTCCACGCCGAGGAAAAGGGCGCCTACACCGGCGACGTCGCCGCCGCGCAGGCCCGGGACGCCGGCGCCGCCTGGGCTCTGGCCGGACACTCCGAGCGCCGCCAGTACCACGGGGAATCGAACGTCGAGGTCGCGCGAAAGGCGGAGCGGACCCTCGCCGCCGGCCTGACGCCCGTGGTCTGCGTCGGCGAGACGCTCGAACAGCGGCAGCAGGGCGAGACGGAAGCGATCCTGGACGCCCAGTTGGCGCCCGTTCTCGCGGTGCTCGACGCCGCCGACGCGGACGCCGGGGCCGGGGCCGGCGCGGTTCTCGCCTACGAACCGGTCTGGGCGATCGGCACCGGCCTGAGCGCTTCACCGGAGATCGCGGCCGCGGTCCACAGCCACCTGCGGCACGCGCTCAACGATCACCGCTCCGGTCTCGGCGACGCCGCCCGTATCCTCTACGGGGGGTCCGTCAATGCGGACAACTGCGAGGATCTGCTGGGCCGCCCCGACATCGACGGCTTCCTCATCGGCGGCGCAAGTCTTGATCCTGCCTCGTTCCTGCGTATCATTCGCCTCTGTGCGGGTTCCGGCGGCGGTCCCGCGCCTTGA
- the secG gene encoding preprotein translocase subunit SecG: protein MILAFYTFHVALSLFLILVVLLQQGKGADLSVFGGGASQAAFGARGAATLLHKLTVVCFVLFILTTLSINIVQKRDTSSVMSGVGSVMDEVETSEPTDEPATAPAESDDASGNQG from the coding sequence TTGATCCTCGCCTTCTACACCTTCCATGTGGCGCTTTCGCTGTTTCTGATCCTGGTCGTGCTGCTGCAGCAGGGCAAGGGAGCCGACCTGTCCGTGTTCGGCGGCGGCGCATCCCAGGCCGCCTTTGGCGCGCGGGGCGCGGCAACCCTCCTGCACAAGCTGACGGTCGTCTGCTTCGTTCTCTTCATCCTGACGACGCTCTCGATCAACATCGTGCAGAAGCGGGACACATCGTCCGTCATGAGCGGCGTCGGTTCCGTCATGGACGAAGTCGAGACCTCGGAGCCGACGGACGAGCCCGCGACGGCCCCGGCGGAGAGCGACGACGCAAGCGGCAACCAGGGCTGA
- a CDS encoding peptidylprolyl isomerase yields the protein MQSSLTGPWSRFLIYAASTVLLAAPSFGQDTLPRVALETNHGTIVLELNPEKAPITVENFLDYVERGWYDGTVFHRVIDGFMIQGGGFTPDLQRKITRPEIENESKNGLSNKRGTIAMARTGDPHSATAQFFINLVDNDGLDASGSSWGYAVFGEVVEGIEVIDSIAKVEVKPGRVSEAEPQETVSLVSAKKVQ from the coding sequence ATGCAGAGTTCACTCACCGGACCTTGGAGTCGTTTCTTGATCTACGCTGCTTCCACCGTTCTGCTGGCCGCTCCGAGCTTTGGCCAGGACACGCTTCCGAGGGTAGCCCTCGAAACGAACCACGGCACGATCGTGCTGGAGCTCAACCCGGAGAAGGCGCCGATCACGGTCGAGAACTTTCTCGACTACGTCGAGCGCGGCTGGTACGACGGCACCGTCTTCCACCGCGTGATCGACGGCTTCATGATTCAGGGCGGCGGTTTCACGCCGGACCTTCAGAGGAAGATCACCCGGCCCGAGATCGAGAACGAGTCGAAGAACGGTCTGTCCAACAAGCGCGGCACGATTGCGATGGCGAGGACCGGTGATCCGCACAGCGCCACGGCGCAGTTCTTCATCAATCTGGTGGACAACGACGGGCTGGATGCATCGGGATCGAGCTGGGGTTACGCGGTGTTCGGCGAGGTCGTGGAGGGGATTGAAGTGATCGACTCCATCGCGAAGGTGGAGGTCAAGCCCGGCCGTGTGAGCGAGGCGGAACCGCAAGAGACCGTCAGTCTGGTCAGCGCAAAGAAGGTCCAGTAG
- a CDS encoding molybdenum cofactor guanylyltransferase — translation MGVILAGGAGSRLGRSKAGLRLPGGPAGESGPTLVEWAADRLAAAPQIDEVLVAGGGAAIEPPANIQTVSVTAVEDGPGSGPAAGVLGASRARSGTSLLVLACDLPLTPVGLLSALASSGADLAAATSDVSDRWTMNLTCALWTPPALSVLATRVAGGDFSLYPLTRCSRLSIEPVDAARFGNPDDVLLNVNTPEDWDRARRLFDPTGLLPAAT, via the coding sequence GTGGGTGTCATCCTTGCCGGCGGAGCCGGAAGCCGGCTGGGCCGCAGCAAGGCAGGTCTTCGTCTGCCGGGCGGACCGGCCGGCGAGTCGGGGCCCACCCTGGTCGAGTGGGCCGCGGACCGCCTTGCCGCCGCACCTCAGATCGACGAGGTCCTTGTGGCCGGTGGCGGTGCCGCAATCGAGCCCCCAGCGAACATCCAGACTGTTTCGGTGACGGCAGTCGAGGATGGTCCCGGCTCCGGGCCGGCGGCTGGCGTACTCGGCGCCTCCCGCGCCCGGTCAGGCACCAGCCTGCTCGTCCTCGCCTGCGACCTTCCGCTGACGCCGGTCGGACTCCTCTCCGCCCTCGCCTCCAGTGGAGCCGACCTGGCCGCGGCCACCTCGGATGTCTCGGATCGATGGACCATGAACCTCACCTGTGCGCTGTGGACGCCGCCCGCCCTGAGCGTGCTCGCGACCCGTGTGGCTGGCGGTGACTTCAGCCTCTACCCGCTCACCCGATGTTCGCGCCTCTCGATCGAGCCGGTCGACGCTGCCCGGTTCGGCAATCCCGACGACGTCCTGCTGAACGTGAACACGCCCGAAGACTGGGACCGTGCCCGCCGGCTGTTCGACCCGACCGGGCTACTACCCGCCGCCACCTGA